From Armatimonadota bacterium, a single genomic window includes:
- a CDS encoding SDR family oxidoreductase has translation MDLGIEGKTALVGGASTGLGFAVAQRLAQEGARLVICSRDSARIQDAAHRLSGEVLPIVCDLSDPRSIASLVREIGDRPVDILVHNTGGPPAGSIFEFDDGEWERAHQLVLMSFVRLTRAFVPGMRRRKWGRVVTISSMSAREPADDLALSAVYRAGALAAVRSMARACAGDNVFVNAVLPGPFSTDRWTELVAERAARAGIAPEEMAARTHSNLPTGRPGDPRSLAATIAFLASDLNQYLSGAAIPVDGAGFRGIW, from the coding sequence ATGGATCTTGGGATCGAGGGCAAGACCGCGCTTGTTGGGGGCGCCAGCACGGGATTGGGGTTCGCGGTGGCGCAGCGATTGGCTCAGGAAGGCGCCAGGCTCGTTATTTGCAGCCGCGATTCTGCTCGAATACAAGATGCGGCGCATCGATTGAGCGGAGAGGTCTTGCCTATCGTTTGCGATCTTTCCGATCCTCGATCAATCGCTTCCCTTGTCCGCGAGATCGGGGATCGACCGGTGGATATTCTGGTTCACAATACGGGCGGCCCGCCTGCCGGAAGTATCTTCGAGTTTGACGATGGCGAGTGGGAGAGGGCACACCAGTTGGTTTTGATGTCCTTTGTGCGTTTGACCCGCGCATTTGTGCCTGGGATGAGGCGGCGCAAATGGGGGCGGGTGGTTACGATCTCGTCGATGAGCGCACGGGAGCCAGCGGACGATTTGGCGTTGTCGGCTGTGTATCGGGCCGGCGCTTTGGCCGCAGTGCGCTCGATGGCTCGGGCTTGCGCTGGGGACAACGTCTTTGTGAATGCGGTACTGCCCGGGCCGTTTTCTACCGACCGTTGGACGGAATTGGTGGCTGAGCGCGCCGCGCGAGCTGGAATTGCGCCAGAGGAGATGGCCGCTCGCACTCACTCCAATTTGCCTACCGGGCGTCCCGGCGATCCAAGATCGTTGGCGGCGACGATCGCTTTTTTGGCGTCCGATCTGAATCAATATCTGTCTGGAGCCGCGATTCCGGTCGATGGCGCGGGTTTTCGGGGCATTTGGTGA
- a CDS encoding aldehyde dehydrogenase family protein, which produces MSQRASALKTYKLWIGGEFARSESGRTYEVETAKGRFLANVPLASRKDLRDAVGAARKGQTAWAKMTAYNRGQVLYRMAEMLEGRAEELAGVLAESTGQTIASARAETVAMVDRWIYYAGWTDKFSALVSSVNPVAHPMHNFSEPQPTGVVGVVCPDEAPLLSLVSLIAPILAGGNSVVALLPERHPVPGLALSEALEVSDLPAGALNFLSGRQAELLPHLAGHVDIDALELCGVQGDRRGIEIAAADSIKRVHSSPMLTAKEWATEKGRGLGFIEPFVEIQTVWHPVAW; this is translated from the coding sequence ATGAGCCAGCGGGCGTCGGCGCTGAAGACCTATAAACTGTGGATCGGCGGGGAGTTTGCGCGCAGCGAATCGGGCCGCACCTACGAGGTTGAGACGGCAAAGGGTCGATTCTTGGCCAATGTGCCGTTGGCCTCGCGAAAGGACCTGCGCGATGCTGTTGGGGCCGCTCGGAAGGGACAGACTGCTTGGGCTAAGATGACTGCGTATAATCGCGGACAGGTGCTTTATCGAATGGCCGAGATGTTGGAGGGACGGGCGGAGGAGCTGGCCGGAGTCTTGGCAGAATCGACCGGGCAGACGATTGCCTCTGCGCGCGCTGAGACCGTCGCAATGGTGGATCGGTGGATCTACTATGCCGGGTGGACGGACAAGTTCTCGGCACTGGTCTCCAGCGTGAATCCCGTCGCGCACCCGATGCATAATTTCTCCGAACCTCAGCCTACCGGCGTGGTCGGCGTCGTCTGTCCGGACGAAGCGCCCTTGCTCTCTTTGGTCAGTCTGATCGCTCCGATATTGGCGGGCGGCAACTCGGTCGTCGCTTTGTTGCCCGAACGACACCCTGTGCCTGGACTGGCGCTATCCGAGGCGTTAGAGGTGTCCGACCTTCCGGCCGGGGCGTTGAATTTTCTTTCCGGGCGCCAGGCCGAACTCTTGCCGCACTTGGCAGGGCACGTCGATATCGATGCGCTCGAGTTGTGCGGCGTCCAGGGCGATCGGAGGGGGATTGAGATTGCGGCGGCCGATTCGATCAAGCGGGTTCATTCGTCGCCGATGCTGACTGCTAAGGAGTGGGCGACAGAGAAGGGTCGCGGGTTGGGCTTCATCGAGCCTTTTGTTGAGATTCAGACCGTCTGGCATCCGGTCGCCTGGTAG